One Streptomyces sp. NBC_01237 genomic region harbors:
- a CDS encoding ThuA domain-containing protein, whose amino-acid sequence MRRQLARHARRIACAATLTLGAALLAPAPTAAAGAASAPAGAAGAADPYDVLVFSRTAGFRHDSIPAGITAIQQLGASDGFTVRATEDAGAFTPQNLAGYEAVVFLSTTGDVLNTAQQDALSAYVDSGGGFVGVHAAADTEYDWPAYENLVGARFKSHPAIQQARVVTEDHAHPATSHLQDVWTRTDEWYNYRTNPRQDVHVLQSLDESSYTGGEMGGDHPITWCHPQQRGRSFYTGLGHTVESYSDPAFRKLLLGGIQYAAGAVPADCGPGTPGPGGRSVEAEAYTSASGVQSAGHAGAGGGATLGYIDHGDWAGYASVDTAGAASFTARVSSAGAGGTVEVRSGSATGQLLGSVAVAPTGGWETFTEVTASLTATGSGPLFLRFTGGTGALFDIDSFTLGTEAPKVKGSSDVHLFYYPWYGNPGTYGSWRHWQQGGQTPPEGIGADLYPKLGPYDSGDVAGAVEQHMKWIERSGAGVLVYSWWGQGGYEDSLAGRVLDAAARHGIEVAWHIEPYSGRTAASVVDDIAYLNGKYGSHPAYYRDAAHGNRPAFYIFESLKIQDWSALDAVRDSAVVLAQTTDTTKVAHFGGIYTYDGIAGATAPGWKQAGDYAKANGLVWAPSVAPGYIDDRAVPGNTTPTLGRKNGASYDLEWSNALDPAIGGSPTWVSVTSFNEWHEGSSIEPASSTPPAGHGYQTFDGAYGKTGAAAETAYLDRTAYWVKQFTQRRAAAPAAR is encoded by the coding sequence ATGAGACGCCAACTGGCCCGCCACGCACGCCGGATCGCCTGCGCCGCCACCCTGACCCTCGGCGCCGCCCTGCTGGCCCCCGCGCCGACGGCTGCCGCCGGGGCCGCCTCCGCCCCGGCGGGAGCCGCCGGGGCCGCCGACCCGTACGACGTGCTGGTCTTCTCCAGGACCGCCGGATTCCGGCACGACTCGATCCCGGCGGGCATCACCGCGATCCAGCAGCTCGGCGCGTCGGACGGCTTCACCGTCCGGGCCACCGAGGACGCCGGCGCCTTCACCCCGCAGAATCTCGCCGGGTACGAGGCGGTGGTCTTCCTCAGCACCACCGGCGACGTCCTGAACACCGCGCAGCAGGACGCGCTCTCCGCCTACGTCGACAGCGGCGGCGGATTCGTCGGCGTGCACGCGGCGGCCGACACGGAGTACGACTGGCCGGCGTACGAGAACCTCGTCGGCGCCCGCTTCAAGAGCCACCCGGCGATCCAGCAGGCGAGAGTCGTCACCGAGGACCACGCCCACCCGGCGACCTCGCACCTCCAGGACGTCTGGACCCGGACCGACGAGTGGTACAACTACCGCACCAATCCCCGCCAGGACGTCCATGTGCTGCAGAGCCTGGACGAAAGCAGCTACACCGGCGGCGAGATGGGCGGGGACCACCCCATCACCTGGTGCCACCCGCAGCAGCGGGGCCGGTCCTTCTACACCGGCCTCGGCCACACCGTCGAGTCCTACAGCGACCCGGCCTTCCGGAAACTGCTCCTCGGCGGAATCCAGTACGCCGCCGGGGCGGTGCCGGCCGACTGCGGCCCCGGCACCCCGGGCCCCGGTGGCCGGAGCGTGGAGGCGGAGGCGTACACCTCCGCGTCCGGCGTGCAGAGCGCCGGGCACGCCGGGGCGGGCGGCGGTGCCACGCTCGGGTACATCGACCACGGCGACTGGGCGGGCTACGCCTCGGTCGACACGGCCGGGGCCGCCTCCTTCACCGCGAGGGTCTCCTCGGCCGGGGCGGGCGGCACCGTCGAGGTGCGCTCCGGTTCGGCCACCGGGCAGCTGCTCGGATCGGTGGCCGTCGCCCCGACCGGCGGCTGGGAGACCTTCACGGAGGTGACCGCCTCCCTCACCGCCACCGGCTCGGGCCCCCTGTTCCTCAGGTTCACCGGGGGAACGGGCGCCCTCTTCGACATCGACAGCTTCACCCTGGGCACCGAGGCGCCGAAGGTGAAGGGCTCGTCCGATGTGCACCTCTTCTACTACCCCTGGTACGGCAACCCCGGCACGTACGGCAGCTGGCGCCACTGGCAGCAGGGCGGGCAGACCCCGCCGGAGGGCATCGGCGCCGACCTCTACCCGAAGCTCGGCCCGTACGACTCCGGTGATGTCGCAGGCGCCGTCGAGCAGCACATGAAGTGGATCGAGCGGTCGGGCGCCGGTGTCCTCGTCTACAGCTGGTGGGGACAGGGGGGTTACGAGGACTCGCTCGCAGGGCGGGTACTGGACGCCGCGGCCCGCCACGGGATCGAGGTCGCCTGGCACATCGAGCCGTACAGCGGCCGGACGGCGGCCTCCGTGGTCGACGACATCGCCTATCTGAACGGGAAGTACGGCAGTCATCCCGCCTACTACCGGGACGCCGCGCACGGGAACCGCCCGGCGTTCTACATCTTCGAGAGCCTGAAGATCCAGGACTGGTCGGCCCTGGACGCCGTCCGCGACAGCGCCGTCGTCCTCGCCCAGACCACCGACACCACCAAGGTCGCCCACTTCGGGGGGATCTACACCTACGACGGCATCGCCGGAGCCACCGCCCCCGGCTGGAAGCAGGCGGGGGACTACGCCAAGGCCAACGGCCTGGTCTGGGCGCCCTCGGTGGCACCCGGATACATCGACGACCGTGCCGTGCCCGGCAACACCACACCCACCCTGGGCCGGAAGAACGGTGCCTCCTACGACCTGGAGTGGAGCAACGCGCTCGACCCGGCCATCGGCGGATCGCCCACCTGGGTCTCCGTCACCTCCTTCAACGAATGGCACGAGGGCAGCTCGATCGAACCGGCGTCGAGCACCCCGCCCGCCGGACACGGCTACCAGACCTTCGACGGCGCGTACGGGAAGACCGGGGCAGCCGCCGAGACGGCCTACCTGGACCGGACGGCCTACTGGGTGAAGCAGTTCACCCAGCGGCGCGCGGCGGCTCCCGCCGCACGCTGA
- a CDS encoding PQQ-dependent sugar dehydrogenase gives MPLSPSLWSRAVIALTLVATGGLAAGTAMAEPAAPAAIQAPADIPAADYQQVQLALGPDELGEAMSLAVLPDKSVVHTARDGTVRLTDASGATRTAAKLDVYTHDEEGLQGVAADPDFANNRYLYLYYSPKLSTPAGDAPVTGTAADFEPWKGHLNLSRFTLKTDGTLDKASEKVVLEVPNDRGQCCHVGGDIDFDATGNLYLTTGDDTNPFESAGYAPIDERTQRNPQFDAQRSSGNTNDLRGKLLRIKPTAAGGYTVPAGNLFAPGTARTRPEIYAMGFRNPFRMSVDKPTGTVYIGDYGPDAGTTDAARGPSGQVEFDRVTGPGNFGWPYCTGSNTASETYGEYTFPSGPAGAKYDCAGGPANNSFRNTGLPKLPAVKPAWIKYGGDAGSPPEFGGGSESPMAGPVYRYDANLDSSVKFPSSLDGRFFAAEYGRKWIKPIEVKSDGSPGVIETFPWTGTQVIDSAFGPDGALYVLDYGTGSGNQALYRVEYLAGSNRSPVARAAADRTSGPLPLAVAFSSAGSTDPEGGALRHAWDFGDGATSTEAAPHHTYTTAGTYRPTLTVTDPEGLTATASLVVTAGNTAPTVTLKIPADGALFSFGDSVPFTVTATDPEDGTVDCAKVKVTYLLGHDSHRHQITSKNGCSGTIDVPVDGEHDSAANIYGVFDAEYTDAGGLTTHSDSILQPRHRQAEHFAARSGIEVAQHGPAEGGATVGFTDNGDWVSFEPYALGNASRVSARVSSAGPGGTIELRAGSATGTLLATLAVTPTGGWETFRDVSAGVNNAPAGSTKLFLVFKGVTGQGNLFDVDAFTFETEG, from the coding sequence ATGCCTTTGTCCCCCTCGCTGTGGTCCAGAGCGGTCATCGCCCTCACCCTGGTGGCCACCGGCGGCCTCGCCGCCGGTACCGCGATGGCCGAGCCCGCCGCCCCCGCCGCGATCCAGGCCCCGGCCGACATCCCCGCCGCCGACTACCAGCAGGTCCAACTCGCCCTGGGACCGGACGAACTGGGTGAGGCCATGTCCCTCGCCGTCCTCCCGGACAAGTCCGTCGTGCACACCGCCCGGGACGGCACGGTCCGGCTGACCGACGCCTCCGGAGCCACGAGGACCGCCGCCAAGCTCGATGTCTACACGCACGACGAGGAAGGGCTGCAAGGAGTCGCGGCCGACCCGGACTTCGCGAACAACCGCTATCTGTACCTGTACTACTCACCCAAACTGAGCACACCGGCGGGCGACGCCCCCGTCACCGGGACCGCCGCCGACTTCGAACCGTGGAAGGGTCACCTCAACCTCTCCCGGTTCACGCTGAAGACCGACGGCACGCTGGACAAGGCCAGCGAGAAGGTCGTCCTCGAAGTCCCCAACGACCGCGGCCAGTGCTGCCACGTCGGCGGCGACATCGACTTCGACGCCACCGGGAACCTCTATCTGACCACCGGCGACGACACCAACCCGTTCGAGTCCGCCGGATACGCGCCGATCGACGAACGCACCCAGCGCAACCCGCAGTTCGACGCCCAGCGCTCCTCCGGCAACACCAACGACCTGCGCGGGAAGCTCCTGCGGATCAAGCCCACCGCGGCCGGCGGCTACACCGTCCCGGCGGGCAACCTCTTCGCCCCCGGCACCGCGCGGACCCGGCCGGAGATCTACGCCATGGGCTTCCGCAACCCCTTCCGGATGTCCGTCGACAAGCCGACCGGCACCGTGTACATCGGGGACTACGGACCTGACGCGGGCACCACCGACGCCGCCCGCGGCCCCAGCGGCCAGGTGGAGTTCGACCGTGTCACCGGTCCCGGAAACTTCGGCTGGCCCTACTGCACGGGTTCGAACACGGCCTCGGAGACGTACGGCGAGTACACATTCCCCAGCGGCCCGGCCGGTGCGAAGTACGACTGCGCGGGCGGCCCGGCGAACAACTCCTTCCGCAACACCGGACTGCCGAAGCTCCCCGCGGTGAAGCCCGCCTGGATCAAGTACGGCGGTGACGCGGGCTCCCCGCCGGAGTTCGGCGGCGGCTCCGAATCGCCGATGGCGGGTCCCGTCTACCGCTACGACGCGAACCTCGACTCGTCCGTGAAGTTCCCCTCCTCGCTCGACGGCCGCTTCTTCGCCGCCGAGTACGGCCGCAAATGGATCAAGCCGATCGAGGTGAAGTCCGACGGATCGCCCGGGGTGATCGAGACCTTCCCCTGGACCGGGACCCAGGTCATCGACTCCGCGTTCGGCCCGGACGGTGCGCTGTACGTCCTGGACTACGGCACCGGATCCGGCAACCAGGCGCTGTACCGCGTCGAGTACCTGGCCGGCAGCAACCGCTCACCGGTCGCCCGAGCCGCCGCGGACCGCACCTCCGGCCCCCTCCCGCTCGCCGTCGCCTTCTCGTCGGCCGGGAGCACGGACCCCGAGGGCGGAGCACTGCGCCACGCCTGGGACTTCGGTGACGGAGCCACCTCGACCGAGGCCGCACCGCACCACACGTACACCACCGCCGGAACCTACCGCCCGACCCTGACCGTCACCGACCCGGAAGGGCTCACCGCGACGGCCAGCCTCGTCGTGACGGCGGGCAACACCGCCCCCACCGTCACCCTGAAGATCCCCGCGGACGGCGCGCTCTTCTCCTTCGGCGACTCCGTGCCCTTCACCGTCACGGCCACCGACCCGGAGGACGGCACCGTCGACTGCGCGAAGGTCAAGGTCACCTATCTCCTCGGCCACGACAGCCACCGCCACCAGATCACCTCGAAGAACGGCTGCTCCGGCACCATCGACGTGCCCGTCGACGGTGAGCACGACAGCGCCGCCAACATCTACGGGGTCTTCGACGCCGAGTACACCGACGCGGGCGGACTGACCACCCACAGCGACAGCATCCTCCAGCCCCGCCACCGGCAGGCCGAGCACTTCGCGGCCCGGTCCGGCATCGAGGTCGCCCAGCACGGACCCGCCGAGGGCGGCGCCACCGTCGGCTTCACCGACAACGGTGACTGGGTCTCCTTCGAGCCGTACGCCCTGGGCAACGCGAGCCGCGTCTCGGCCAGGGTCTCGTCGGCGGGACCCGGCGGCACGATCGAACTGCGCGCGGGCTCGGCCACCGGCACGCTGCTGGCCACCCTCGCCGTCACACCCACCGGCGGCTGGGAGACGTTCAGGGACGTCTCGGCGGGCGTGAACAACGCGCCCGCCGGATCCACGAAACTCTTCCTCGTCTTCAAGGGCGTGACGGGCCAGGGGAATCTGTTCGATGTCGATGCCTTCACCTTCGAGACGGAAGGATGA
- a CDS encoding MFS transporter, translating to MDTAVKQSPAPAGRQSSAAYRNLAVATIGFALTFWAWNLIAPMSGDYKERLGLSSFQQSFLVAVPVIVGSLGRIPVGALTDKYGAKLMFPVVSALTIVPVLLLIPAKNSYGAMLAVGFLLGLGGTTFAIGIPLVNSWFPPADRGLALGVFGMGMGGVALSGYFTPRIADHGDNLPFLVVAAALAVYAVLAAVLVSDRPDRQIPTDTLAHRLGEAGRLRVTWELSALYAIGFGGIVAFGVYLPTYLKTWYDMSPTEAGTKAAGFALVTVVFRPIGGWLSDRIHPALVTSVALLVAALMAIVQAFDPDLMPVGTIALLVMAAGLGTSSGSIFALVSQVTPQPKVGSVTGIVGAMGGLGGFVPPLVMGAIFTAKDSYSIGFMLLSDLALAGSVYAYGRMRNIERDG from the coding sequence CGCGTACCGCAATCTGGCCGTGGCCACGATCGGTTTCGCGCTGACCTTCTGGGCGTGGAACCTGATCGCCCCGATGTCCGGCGACTACAAGGAACGGCTCGGGCTCAGCTCGTTCCAGCAGTCGTTCCTGGTGGCCGTGCCCGTGATCGTCGGTTCGCTCGGGCGTATCCCGGTGGGTGCGCTCACCGACAAGTACGGCGCCAAGCTGATGTTCCCGGTCGTCTCGGCGCTCACGATCGTGCCCGTGCTGCTGCTGATCCCGGCGAAGAACTCGTACGGGGCGATGCTCGCCGTCGGCTTTCTGCTGGGACTCGGCGGCACCACGTTCGCGATCGGCATTCCGCTGGTCAACTCGTGGTTCCCACCCGCCGACCGGGGCCTGGCGCTCGGTGTGTTCGGGATGGGAATGGGCGGCGTGGCGCTGTCGGGCTACTTCACCCCGCGCATCGCCGACCACGGGGACAACCTGCCGTTCCTGGTCGTCGCGGCGGCGCTGGCGGTGTACGCGGTTCTCGCCGCCGTCCTGGTCAGCGACCGGCCCGACCGGCAGATCCCGACCGACACACTGGCCCACCGGCTCGGCGAGGCCGGGCGGCTGCGGGTCACCTGGGAGCTGTCGGCGCTGTACGCGATCGGCTTCGGCGGCATCGTGGCCTTCGGGGTGTATCTGCCGACGTATCTGAAGACCTGGTACGACATGTCGCCGACCGAGGCCGGCACCAAAGCGGCCGGGTTCGCTCTCGTCACGGTCGTCTTCCGGCCGATCGGCGGCTGGCTCTCGGACCGGATCCACCCGGCACTGGTCACCTCGGTGGCGCTGCTGGTCGCCGCACTGATGGCGATCGTCCAGGCGTTCGACCCGGATCTGATGCCGGTCGGCACGATCGCGCTGCTCGTCATGGCGGCCGGGCTCGGCACGTCGAGCGGCAGTATCTTCGCCCTGGTCTCGCAGGTGACGCCCCAGCCGAAGGTGGGCAGCGTGACCGGCATCGTCGGCGCGATGGGCGGACTCGGCGGCTTCGTGCCGCCGCTGGTCATGGGCGCGATCTTCACCGCCAAGGACTCGTACTCGATCGGATTCATGCTGCTGTCCGATCTGGCGCTGGCGGGCAGTGTGTACGCGTACGGCCGGATGCGGAACATCGAGCGCGACGGCTGA
- a CDS encoding MFS transporter, with product MTESTEEPVHRTRIFADLTPLRTSPDYRRLWFGNTVSWIGQGMTALAVSLQVYDITGSAFSVGLIGFCSLVPLVVFGLYGGAVADTVDRRRLGLFSASGSFLLSVGLMAVTVAGVERVGLLYAVVALQAVCFALNSPARTSMIARLLPAEQLPAANALSSMTSTTGALVGPMLGGLIVGWWGYRAAYTVDAITFTASLYAMWRLPSMLPDRGEEGEGAVKKRASVLDGLRFLGTRPNLRMTFFTDLCAMVLAHPRALFPVVAVVWYGGDAKTTGLLVAAPALGALLGGVFSGWLGRIRRHGLAVVAAVACWGSAIAVFGLTRQLWLGLVLLALAGCADTISMVFRSTMLQAAVPDEMRGRLQGVFIVVVAGGPRLGDFLAGSVADLTSPAVAVTGGGAACVVAVSLLALRWRGFLRYDARDPRP from the coding sequence GTGACCGAATCGACCGAAGAACCTGTACACCGCACGCGCATATTCGCCGACCTGACGCCGCTGCGTACGTCGCCCGACTACCGGCGGCTGTGGTTCGGGAACACGGTGTCCTGGATCGGGCAGGGCATGACGGCGCTCGCCGTGTCGCTCCAGGTCTACGACATCACCGGGTCCGCCTTCTCGGTCGGACTCATCGGGTTCTGTTCACTCGTGCCGCTCGTCGTGTTCGGGCTGTACGGCGGGGCCGTCGCCGACACCGTCGACCGGCGCAGGCTCGGGCTCTTCAGCGCCTCCGGGTCGTTCCTGCTGTCCGTGGGGCTGATGGCCGTGACGGTCGCCGGGGTGGAGCGGGTGGGACTGCTGTACGCGGTCGTCGCCCTCCAGGCCGTCTGCTTCGCGCTCAACTCACCGGCCCGCACTTCGATGATCGCCCGGCTGCTCCCGGCCGAGCAGCTTCCCGCCGCCAACGCGCTCAGCTCCATGACCAGCACGACCGGGGCGCTCGTCGGCCCGATGCTGGGCGGGCTGATCGTCGGCTGGTGGGGCTACCGGGCCGCGTACACCGTCGACGCCATCACCTTCACCGCCTCCCTGTACGCGATGTGGCGGCTGCCCTCGATGCTCCCGGACCGGGGCGAGGAGGGCGAAGGGGCGGTGAAGAAGCGGGCTTCCGTGCTGGACGGGCTGCGCTTCCTCGGGACCCGGCCCAATCTGCGGATGACGTTCTTCACCGACCTGTGCGCCATGGTGCTCGCCCACCCGCGGGCGCTGTTCCCGGTGGTCGCCGTGGTCTGGTACGGCGGTGACGCGAAGACCACCGGGCTGCTGGTCGCCGCTCCGGCGCTCGGGGCGCTGCTGGGCGGCGTGTTCTCCGGCTGGCTCGGGCGGATCAGGCGGCACGGGCTCGCGGTCGTGGCGGCCGTCGCCTGCTGGGGCTCCGCCATCGCAGTCTTCGGGCTGACCCGGCAGCTCTGGCTCGGGCTGGTCCTCCTCGCGCTCGCCGGGTGCGCCGACACGATCTCCATGGTCTTCCGCAGCACCATGCTCCAGGCGGCGGTGCCGGACGAGATGCGCGGACGCCTCCAGGGCGTCTTCATCGTCGTCGTGGCGGGCGGGCCGCGGCTCGGGGACTTCCTGGCCGGATCGGTCGCGGATCTGACCTCCCCGGCCGTGGCCGTCACCGGCGGCGGTGCCGCCTGCGTGGTCGCGGTCTCCCTGCTGGCGCTGCGGTGGCGCGGCTTCCTCCGCTACGACGCGCGGGACCCGCGGCCCTAG
- a CDS encoding acyl-CoA synthetase: MSLLPALQDVSGPHAAREAVRFDEDSLSYAQLSAAADALAGRITGAGRVAVWATPTARTVVAVVAALRAGVPAVPLNPKTGERELAHIVADSAPSMVLASAADVLPPALAALERLDVSTEAGPAGSAFPEPSPESPALIVYTSGTTGPPKGAVLPRRAIAASLDALEDAWQWTADDVLVHALPLFHVHGLILGVLGPLRRGGSVRHLGRFSTEGVARELAAGGTMLFGVPTMYHRLAEALADPSASGGLAQALAGARLLVSGSAALPVHDHERIAAATGRRVIERYGMTETLMNTGVRADGEPRPGTVGPPLPGVELRLTEEDGTVLDDPAAIGEIQVRGPNLFTGYLNRPDATAAAHTEDGWFRTGDMATLDPDGYVRIVGRKGTDLIKSGGYKIGAGEIENALLEHPGVREAAVTGEPDPDLGERIVAWVVPSDPGSPPSERELADHVAAQLAPHKRPRTVRYLDALPRNDLGKIMKRSLHV, encoded by the coding sequence ATGTCACTTCTTCCCGCACTCCAGGACGTGTCCGGCCCGCACGCCGCACGCGAAGCCGTCCGGTTCGACGAAGACTCCCTGTCCTACGCACAGTTGAGTGCCGCCGCCGACGCGCTCGCGGGCCGGATCACCGGCGCGGGCCGGGTCGCGGTATGGGCCACGCCCACCGCGCGGACCGTGGTCGCGGTGGTGGCCGCACTGCGGGCGGGGGTGCCCGCGGTACCGCTGAACCCGAAGACGGGCGAACGGGAGCTGGCGCACATCGTCGCCGACAGCGCGCCCTCGATGGTGCTGGCCTCGGCCGCCGACGTACTGCCGCCCGCGCTGGCCGCACTGGAGCGGCTGGATGTGAGCACGGAGGCGGGCCCGGCCGGCTCCGCGTTCCCCGAGCCCTCCCCCGAGTCCCCCGCGCTGATCGTCTACACCTCCGGCACCACGGGTCCGCCCAAGGGCGCGGTCCTCCCCCGGCGGGCGATCGCCGCCTCGCTGGACGCGCTGGAGGACGCCTGGCAGTGGACCGCCGACGACGTTCTCGTACACGCCCTGCCCCTGTTCCATGTGCACGGTCTGATCCTGGGCGTCCTCGGCCCGCTGCGCCGGGGCGGTTCGGTACGCCATCTCGGCAGGTTCTCCACCGAGGGCGTGGCCCGGGAGCTGGCGGCGGGAGGCACGATGTTGTTCGGTGTGCCGACGATGTACCACCGGCTGGCGGAAGCGCTTGCCGACCCGTCCGCGTCCGGCGGCCTCGCGCAGGCGCTCGCCGGCGCCCGGCTGCTGGTGTCCGGTTCGGCCGCGCTGCCGGTCCATGACCACGAGCGGATCGCGGCCGCGACCGGCCGCCGGGTGATCGAGCGGTACGGCATGACGGAGACCCTGATGAACACGGGCGTCCGGGCGGACGGCGAACCGCGCCCCGGCACGGTCGGCCCGCCGCTGCCAGGCGTCGAACTCCGGCTGACCGAGGAGGACGGCACCGTGCTCGACGACCCCGCGGCCATCGGCGAGATCCAGGTCCGCGGCCCGAACCTCTTCACCGGCTACCTCAACCGCCCCGACGCCACGGCCGCGGCGCACACGGAGGACGGCTGGTTCCGTACGGGCGACATGGCCACCCTGGACCCGGACGGCTATGTCCGGATCGTCGGACGCAAGGGCACCGACCTGATCAAGAGCGGCGGCTACAAGATCGGCGCGGGGGAGATCGAGAACGCCCTGCTGGAGCACCCGGGCGTCCGAGAGGCCGCCGTCACCGGCGAACCGGACCCGGACCTCGGCGAGCGGATCGTCGCCTGGGTGGTGCCGTCCGACCCCGGATCACCCCCGTCGGAAAGGGAGTTGGCGGACCATGTGGCCGCCCAGCTGGCCCCGCACAAGCGCCCGCGCACGGTGCGCTACCTGGACGCCCTGCCCCGCAACGACCTGGGCAAGATCATGAAGAGGTCGCTCCATGTCTAG
- a CDS encoding carboxyl transferase domain-containing protein encodes MSSRMTAREALAAVTADFDEHRPPERPAPADGPLAWSGYGQARARAAARTGEEESVVHGTGTVGGRPCALVSFEFGFLGGSLGQSTGDRLEAAYALALERRVPLVALVATGGSRMQEGMVALTQLQRVARASARLRAAGLPQIAVVRDPTTGGGWATVGAGADVVLALPGAQVGFAGSRVRPADADPYAYTAEGQLAAGQIDAVVAPGELAGTVARWLLALGPHDALPAAPVPRALAATGLPETGRDAVEQARAAGRPHAGAYLEDYFDHLLPLVGDRCGGTDAGLLCGFGLRADRPVAYVAQCGTPTRPAGYRTAARVIRLADRLGVPVLTLIDTPGAANDAEAERAGAGAAIADTFAAIAAARVPVTTLVIGEGGSGGALALAAPDNTHVTPDSYFSVIAPELAAAILKRPAAETGATADQLRLRPQDLVELGIARSIVGTEETA; translated from the coding sequence ATGTCTAGCCGCATGACGGCCCGCGAGGCCCTCGCCGCCGTCACCGCCGACTTCGACGAGCACCGCCCGCCCGAGCGCCCCGCCCCGGCCGACGGACCGCTCGCCTGGTCCGGGTACGGGCAGGCACGGGCCCGCGCCGCCGCGCGCACCGGCGAGGAGGAGTCCGTCGTCCACGGCACCGGCACGGTCGGCGGACGGCCGTGCGCGCTGGTCTCCTTCGAGTTCGGCTTCCTGGGCGGCTCGTTGGGGCAGTCCACCGGGGACCGGCTGGAGGCCGCGTACGCGCTGGCGCTGGAGCGGCGCGTTCCGCTGGTCGCCCTCGTCGCGACGGGCGGCAGCCGGATGCAGGAGGGCATGGTCGCGCTGACCCAGCTCCAGCGGGTGGCCCGCGCCTCGGCCCGGCTGCGCGCCGCCGGACTGCCGCAGATCGCGGTGGTGCGCGATCCCACGACCGGCGGCGGCTGGGCCACGGTGGGCGCGGGCGCCGATGTGGTGCTGGCGCTGCCGGGCGCGCAGGTCGGATTCGCCGGGTCCCGGGTGCGGCCCGCCGACGCGGACCCGTACGCGTACACCGCCGAGGGTCAGCTGGCCGCGGGTCAGATCGACGCGGTCGTCGCGCCGGGCGAGCTGGCCGGGACGGTGGCCCGCTGGCTGCTCGCGCTCGGGCCGCACGACGCCCTGCCCGCAGCGCCGGTGCCGCGCGCGCTCGCGGCCACCGGTCTCCCGGAGACCGGGCGGGACGCCGTGGAGCAGGCCCGCGCGGCGGGGCGGCCGCACGCCGGGGCGTATCTGGAGGACTACTTCGACCATCTGCTGCCGCTCGTCGGCGACCGGTGCGGCGGCACGGACGCGGGGCTGCTGTGCGGCTTCGGGCTGCGCGCGGACCGGCCGGTCGCGTACGTCGCCCAGTGCGGCACCCCGACCCGCCCGGCCGGGTACCGCACGGCGGCCCGGGTGATCCGGCTCGCGGACCGGCTCGGCGTCCCCGTCCTCACCCTGATCGACACCCCGGGAGCGGCGAACGATGCCGAGGCGGAACGGGCGGGCGCGGGCGCGGCCATCGCCGACACCTTCGCGGCGATCGCGGCGGCCCGGGTACCGGTGACCACCCTGGTGATCGGCGAGGGCGGCTCGGGCGGCGCGCTGGCCCTCGCGGCTCCGGACAACACCCATGTCACACCGGACAGTTACTTCTCCGTCATCGCCCCCGAACTGGCGGCGGCCATCCTGAAGCGCCCGGCGGCCGAGACCGGCGCGACGGCCGACCAGCTGCGGCTGCGCCCGCAGGACCTGGTCGAACTGGGCATCGCACGCTCGATCGTGGGCACGGAGGAGACGGCGTGA